From a region of the Mycobacterium intracellulare ATCC 13950 genome:
- a CDS encoding YihY/virulence factor BrkB family protein, producing MSDQVAKPSRHHIWRITLRALSKSWDDSIFSESAQAGFWSALSLPPLLLGMLGTMAYVAPLFGPDMLPNILRQLLSTAHSVFSPSVVNEIIEPTVRDIASNARGEVVSLGFIISLWAGSSAISAFVDSVVEAHDQTPLRHPVRQRFFALFLYVVMLVVVVATAPLVVVGPRKVEEHIPLGLSNVLRYGYYPALIIGLTLGVMILYRVALPEPLPSHRLILGAMLATTVFVTATLGLRFYLRWITSTGYTYGALSTPIAFLLFAFFGGFAIMLGAELNAAVQEEFPAPTTHAHRVRTWLFSRSPALKKTVETLASPIANPATQQRDTAPAKPPG from the coding sequence ATGAGCGATCAGGTCGCAAAACCGTCGCGCCACCACATCTGGCGAATCACCCTGAGGGCTCTGTCGAAGAGCTGGGACGACTCAATCTTTTCCGAGTCGGCTCAGGCTGGTTTCTGGTCGGCGTTGTCCCTGCCGCCGTTGCTGCTCGGGATGCTGGGCACGATGGCCTACGTGGCGCCGCTGTTCGGGCCGGACATGCTGCCCAACATCCTGCGGCAGCTGCTTTCGACGGCGCACAGCGTGTTCTCCCCCAGCGTGGTGAACGAGATCATCGAGCCGACGGTCCGCGACATCGCCAGCAACGCCCGCGGAGAGGTGGTGTCGCTGGGATTCATCATCTCGCTGTGGGCGGGGTCGTCGGCGATCTCGGCGTTCGTCGATTCCGTCGTCGAGGCGCATGACCAGACGCCGCTGCGCCATCCGGTGCGGCAGCGCTTCTTCGCGCTGTTCCTCTACGTCGTGATGCTTGTGGTCGTGGTGGCGACCGCGCCGCTGGTGGTGGTGGGCCCGCGCAAGGTGGAAGAACACATCCCGCTCGGCCTGTCCAACGTGCTGCGCTACGGCTACTACCCGGCGCTGATCATCGGCCTGACGCTCGGGGTGATGATCCTGTACCGGGTCGCACTGCCCGAACCGCTGCCGTCACACCGGCTGATCCTCGGCGCGATGCTGGCGACCACGGTGTTCGTCACCGCCACGCTGGGCCTGCGGTTCTATCTAAGGTGGATCACCAGCACCGGCTACACCTACGGCGCGCTCTCCACCCCGATCGCATTCCTGCTGTTCGCGTTCTTCGGCGGGTTCGCGATCATGCTCGGGGCCGAACTCAACGCCGCGGTCCAGGAGGAGTTTCCCGCGCCCACCACGCACGCCCACCGGGTGCGCACCTGGTTGTTCTCCCGCTCGCCCGCCCTGAAGAAGACGGTGGAGACGCTGGCCAGCCCGATCGCGAATCCCGCCACGCAACAACGCGATACCGCGCCGGCGAAGCCGCCCGGGTGA
- a CDS encoding DUF3039 domain-containing protein, translating to MQTQTIERTETDERVDDGTGSDTPKYFHYVKKDKIAESAVLGNHVVALCGEVFPVTKAAKPGSPVCPECKQIYDRLKKG from the coding sequence ATGCAGACCCAGACGATCGAGCGCACCGAGACCGACGAACGCGTCGACGACGGGACCGGCAGCGACACACCCAAGTATTTTCACTACGTCAAGAAGGACAAGATCGCCGAGAGCGCGGTGCTGGGCAACCACGTCGTCGCGTTGTGCGGCGAGGTGTTCCCCGTCACCAAGGCGGCCAAGCCGGGCTCGCCCGTCTGCCCGGAGTGCAAGCAGATCTACGACCGGCTCAAGAAGGGCTGA
- a CDS encoding DUF3099 domain-containing protein, which translates to MWDSGEMKHGSDAGFDGSFDDFAGHKGRPVLITAAEPSYEEQHRARVRKYLTLMAFRIPALILAALAYGAWHNGLISLAIVAVSIPLPWMAVLIANDRPPRRPDEPRRFDNARRRTPLFPRAERPALEAPRHPQPGWPPDPRGGIDDG; encoded by the coding sequence GTGTGGGACAGTGGAGAAATGAAGCACGGCTCCGACGCGGGGTTCGACGGCAGCTTCGATGACTTCGCCGGCCACAAGGGCCGCCCGGTGCTCATCACCGCCGCCGAGCCCTCCTATGAGGAGCAGCATCGCGCGCGGGTCCGTAAATACCTGACCCTGATGGCATTCCGGATTCCGGCGCTCATCCTCGCCGCGCTCGCCTACGGCGCGTGGCACAACGGCCTGATCTCGCTGGCGATCGTGGCGGTGTCCATCCCCCTGCCCTGGATGGCCGTGCTGATCGCCAACGACCGCCCGCCGCGCCGCCCCGACGAGCCCCGCCGGTTCGACAACGCGCGCCGGCGCACCCCCCTGTTCCCCCGCGCCGAACGCCCGGCGCTCGAGGCGCCGCGACACCCCCAGCCGGGGTGGCCTCCCGACCCGCGGGGCGGAATCGACGACGGCTAG
- the sigB gene encoding sigma-70 family RNA polymerase sigma factor SigB, with translation MTVQAEREVAMANASTSRFDGDLDAQSPAADLVRVYLNGIGKTALLNAAGEVELAKRIEAGLYAEHLLETRKRLGENRKRDLEAVVRDGKAARRHLLEANLRLVVSLAKRYTGRGMPLLDLIQEGNLGLIRAMEKFDYTKGFKFSTYATWWIRQAITRGMADQSRTIRLPVHLVEQVNKLARIKREMHQNLGREATDEELAAESGIPVDKINDLLEHSRDPVSLDMPVGSEEEAPLGDFIEDAEAMSAENAVIAELLHTDIRSVLATLDEREHQVIRLRFGLDDGQPRTLDQIGKLFGLSRERVRQIERDVMSKLRNGERADRLRSYAS, from the coding sequence ATGACAGTACAAGCCGAACGGGAGGTCGCTATGGCGAACGCCAGCACGAGCAGATTTGACGGCGATCTGGATGCTCAAAGCCCCGCGGCGGATCTAGTGCGCGTATATCTGAACGGAATCGGCAAGACGGCGTTGCTCAATGCGGCGGGGGAAGTTGAACTCGCGAAGCGGATCGAAGCCGGGCTCTACGCCGAGCACCTGCTCGAAACGCGTAAGCGCCTCGGGGAGAACCGTAAACGCGATCTAGAGGCCGTGGTGCGCGATGGTAAGGCCGCGCGCCGTCACCTGCTGGAGGCGAACCTGCGCCTGGTGGTGTCGCTGGCCAAGCGGTACACGGGTCGTGGCATGCCGCTGCTGGACCTGATCCAGGAGGGCAACCTCGGGCTGATCCGCGCGATGGAAAAGTTCGACTACACAAAGGGATTCAAGTTCTCGACCTACGCCACGTGGTGGATTCGTCAGGCCATCACCCGCGGCATGGCCGACCAGAGCCGCACCATCCGGCTGCCCGTCCACCTGGTGGAGCAGGTCAACAAGCTGGCGCGGATCAAGCGCGAGATGCACCAGAACCTCGGCCGCGAGGCCACCGACGAGGAACTGGCCGCCGAATCCGGCATCCCGGTCGACAAGATCAACGACCTGCTCGAGCACAGCCGCGACCCGGTGAGCCTGGACATGCCGGTCGGCTCCGAGGAGGAAGCCCCCCTGGGCGACTTCATCGAGGACGCCGAGGCGATGTCGGCCGAGAACGCGGTGATCGCCGAGTTGCTGCACACCGACATCCGCAGCGTGCTGGCCACGCTCGACGAGCGCGAGCACCAGGTGATCCGGTTGCGGTTCGGCCTCGACGACGGCCAGCCCCGCACGCTGGACCAGATCGGCAAGCTGTTCGGGCTGTCCCGCGAGCGGGTTCGCCAAATCGAGCGGGACGTAATGTCCAAACTCCGCAACGGGGAGCGCGCCGACAGGCTACGGTCGTACGCGAGCTGA
- a CDS encoding metal-dependent transcriptional regulator codes for MNDLVDTTEMYLRTIYDLEEEGVTPLRARIAERLDQSGPTVSQTVSRMERDGLLHVAGDRHLELTDKGRALAVAVMRKHRLAERLLVDVIGVPWEEVHAEACRWEHVMSEEVERRLVKVLNHPTTSPFGNPIPGLLDLGVGPESGAEEAILVRLTELPPGSPVAVVVRQLTEHVQGDTDLITRLKDAGVVPNARVTVETGPAGVTIVIPGHENVTLPHEMAHAVKVEKV; via the coding sequence ATGAACGACCTGGTTGACACCACCGAGATGTACCTGCGGACCATCTACGACCTCGAAGAAGAGGGCGTAACGCCGCTACGTGCCCGAATCGCCGAACGCCTCGATCAGAGCGGGCCGACTGTCAGCCAAACCGTGTCCAGGATGGAGCGCGACGGGCTGCTCCACGTGGCCGGTGACCGCCACCTCGAGCTCACCGACAAGGGCCGGGCGCTGGCCGTGGCCGTCATGCGCAAGCACCGCCTCGCCGAGCGACTGCTGGTCGACGTCATCGGGGTGCCCTGGGAGGAAGTGCACGCCGAGGCGTGCCGCTGGGAGCACGTGATGAGCGAGGAGGTCGAGCGGCGGTTGGTCAAGGTGCTCAACCACCCGACCACCTCGCCGTTCGGCAACCCGATCCCCGGGCTTCTGGACCTGGGCGTGGGCCCCGAGTCCGGCGCCGAGGAGGCCATCCTCGTCCGGCTGACCGAGTTGCCGCCCGGCTCCCCGGTGGCGGTGGTGGTCCGGCAGCTGACCGAACACGTCCAGGGCGACACCGACCTGATCACCCGCCTCAAGGACGCCGGCGTGGTCCCCAACGCGCGCGTGACCGTCGAGACCGGCCCCGCCGGCGTGACCATCGTCATCCCCGGCCACGAAAACGTCACCCTGCCCCACGAGATGGCCCACGCGGTCAAGGTCGAAAAGGTCTGA